In one Rutidosis leptorrhynchoides isolate AG116_Rl617_1_P2 chromosome 8, CSIRO_AGI_Rlap_v1, whole genome shotgun sequence genomic region, the following are encoded:
- the LOC139864070 gene encoding uncharacterized protein has product MSRHSKHIMVGSVDLLSARVKSRQKSYVDVRRKPVDFLSGQERHVESINLEGCGAIPKQGKLTPRYVGPFEITEIIGPVTYRLKLAHVFSSVHDTFHVSNLKKSLAEEDVTILLDEIQINERLYFIEELAKIMDGEVKKLKQRNIMFIKVH; this is encoded by the exons ATGTCGCGCCATTCAAAGCAcattatggtaggaagtgtagatctcctatctgctaGAGTGAA gagtcgccaaaagagttatgttgACGTAAGGAGGAAACCTGTAGATTTTTTGAGTGGGCAAGAAAGACACGTTGAGAGTATCAACCTGGAAGGGTGTGGTGCAATTCCGAAACAAGGAAAGCTAACTCCAAggtatgttggaccatttgagattactgAAATAATTGGACCCGTGACTTACCGATTGAAGCTAGCACATGTATTTAGCagtgttcatgacacattccaTGTGTCTAATTTGAAGAAAAgcttagctgaagaggatgtcaccATTCTTcttgacgaaatccaaatcaatgagagATTATATTTTATTGAAGAACTTGCCAAAATCATGGACGGAGAAGTTAAGAAGCTTAAGCAAAGAAACATTATGTTCATTAAAGTCCATTGA